One Setaria italica strain Yugu1 chromosome II, Setaria_italica_v2.0, whole genome shotgun sequence DNA segment encodes these proteins:
- the LOC101752793 gene encoding late embryogenesis abundant protein 1, with product MSSRQEQRVASAEGEAQAQRAGEQIARAEAHAREAAREIAHERTERARVVGAGGLEETAETQRRQPEERHRAGILETVQQGARSLVSAVGRTLGVARDTTTDKASRAGEATSQKASETAGATRDKLGEYKDYAADKATGAKDAAAKKASEAAEATKGKLGEYKDYAADRATGMKDTAAQKAGETAEVTKDKAAAMKDAAAQKAGETAKVTKDKAVAVKDATAQKAGETAEATKDKAAAMKDAAAQKASDSAEAAKNRVGEYKESAAQAAMETKDSATEKASQTADAGKNKLGEYRDAAAEKAKNAKDTTMDKAREYGEGAVGKARETTEAASSKAKPSTEEFGEAAGDDQAMEEDTTKSPEEKLEEYKQSAASAAGKAMESLTLRTEEAKEQSGASEATEELARQELGATRQRMEEVAEGERRWKEGGK from the exons ATGTCGTCGAGGCAGGAGCAGCGAGTGGCCAGCGCCGAGGGCGAGGCGCAAGCGCAGCGAGCCGGCGAGCAGATCGCGCGCGCCGAGGCGCACGCCCGTGAGGCGGCGCGGGAGATCGCGCACGAGCGCAccgagcgcgcgcgcgtggtCGGCGCTGGCGGGCTCGAGGAGACGGCGGAGACACAGCGGCGCCAGCCCGAGGAGCGGCACCGCGCCGGGATCCTGGAGACCGTGCAGCAGGGCGCCAGGTCCCTGGTGAGCGCCGTCGGCCGCACGCTCGGCGTCGCCAGGGACACCACCACGGACAAGGCGAGCCGGGCGGGCGAGGCCACGTCGCAGAAGGCGAGCGAGACGGCGGGGGCGACCAGGGACAAGCTCGGCGAGTACAAGGACTACGCCGCTGACAAGGCGACGGGGGCGAAGGACGCCGCCGCCAAGAAGGccagcgaggcggcggaggcgacgaaGGGCAAGCTTGGCGAGTACAAGGATTACGCCGCGGACAGGGCCACCGGGATGAAGGACACCGCCGCGCAGAAGGCTGGGGAGACGGCGGAGGTCACCAAGGACAAGGCTGCGGCGATGAAGGATGCGGCCGCGCAGAAGGCTGGGGAGACGGCGAAGGTCACCAAGGacaaggcggtggcggtgaaGGATGCCACCGCGCAGAAGGCCGGGGAGACAGCCGAGGCGACCAAGGACAAGGCTGCGGCGATGAAGGACGCCGCCGCGCAGAAGGCCAGCGACTCCGCAGAGGCGGCGAAGAACAGGGTCGGGGAGTACAAGGAGAGCGCCGCGCAGGCAGCCATGGAGACGAAGGACTCGGCGACAGAGAAGGCGAGCCAGACGGCGGATGCCGGCAAGAACAAGCTAGGGGAGTACCGCGACGCTGCGGCGGAGAAGGCCAAGAACGCCAAAGACACCACCATGGACAAGGCAAGGGAGTACGGAGAGGGAGCGGTGGGGAAAGCGCGCGAGACGACGGAGGCCGCCTCGTCGAAGGCCAAGCCGAGCACGGAGGAATTCGGCGAGGCTGCGGGGGACGACCAGGCCATGGAGGAGGACACGACGAAGTCCCCGGAGGAGAAGCTCGAGGAGTACAAGCAGTCGGCCGCCAGCGCGGCCGGCAAGGCCATGGAGTCCCTGACCTTGCGAACGGAGGAGGCCAAGGAGCAGTCCGGCGCGAGCGAG GCGACGGAGGAACTGGCGCGGCAAGAGCTGGGAGCGACAAGGCAGCGGATGGAGGAGGTGGCAGAGGGCGAGCGGCGCTGGAAGGAGGGGGGCAAGTGA
- the LOC101753206 gene encoding subtilisin-like protease SBT1.6: protein MNLLAAPTQDWHKLVQSSNGKMSEKDDNRTNTKYVCNLLPYNTSEKSILRDIKSAGATGVVLINTKADGYTTVLYDYGCRRSQSHQVRVVVAIELRAATTLAVRFNHKTVLGVRPSPTVALFSSRGPSTITLGVLKTDVLAPGLNILAAYQSKTLLGAGPFDVLSGTSMSTPHIAGAVALIKSTHPDWSPEAIKSAIMTSSDTVDKDGGPILDEQRRKANAYATGAGHVNPARAADPGLVYDLDAADYASYICGLLGEATLAVVARNSSLSCEKLSRTAEAQLNYPTIKVPLQPAPFTLKRTVTNVGPAASKYTAKVDAPKSLTVRVSPGTLVFTEAGEKKTVSGHGGDVLEGSLSWVSGEQVVRSPIVAAAGLRPER from the exons ATGAACTTACTAGCAGCGCCCACACAGGATTGGCACAAGCTTGTGCAGAGTAGTAATGGAAAAATGAGCGAGAAAGATGACAACCGCACGAACACGAAGTATGTCT gcAACCTTCTCCCCTACAACACGTCGGAGAAGTCCATCCTCCGTGACATAAAGagcgccggcgccaccggcgTTGTGCTGATCAACACCAAGGCCGACGGCTACACGACCGTCCTCTACGACTACGGCTGCCGACGGAGTCAAAGTCACCAGGtacgcgtcgtcgtcgccatcgAACTCCGCGCCGCGACGACCCTCGCCGTCAGGTTCAACCACAAGACGGTGCTCGGCGTCCGCCCGTCTCCTACCGTGGCGTTGTTCTCGTCCCGTGGTCCAAGCACCATCACCCTGGGCGTGCTGAAGACGGACGTCTTGGCTCCGGGGCTCAACATCCTCGCCGCGTACCAGTCCAAGACCCTCCTCGGAGCCGGGCCCTTCGACGTCCTGTCCGGCACGTCGATGTCCACGCCGCacatcgccggcgccgtcgcgctCATCAAGAGCACGCACCCCGACTGGTCGCCGGAGGCCATTAAGTCGGCCATCATGACGAGCTCCGACACCGTCGACAAGGACGGCGGCCCGATCTTAGACGAGCAGCGCAGGAAGGCCAACGCGTACGCGACCGGCGCCGGTCATGTCAACCCCGCCAGGGCCGCCGATCCCGGCCTGGTGTACGACCTCGACGCCGCGGACTACGCCAGCTACATCTGCGGGCTCCTGGGCGAGGCGACGCTGGCGGTCGTCGCGCGCAACTCGAGCCTGAGCTGCGAGAAGCTGTCCAGGACGGCGGAGGCgcagctgaactacccgacgaTCAAGGTGCCGCTGCAGCCGGCGCCGTTCACGCTGAAGCGGACGGTGACGAACGTGGGGCCGGCGGCATCGAAGTACACGGCGAAGGTGGACGCCCCCAAGTCCCTGACGGTGCGGGTTTCGCCCGGGACGCTGGTGTTCACCGAGGCCGGGGAGAAGAAGACGGTGAGCGGACACGGCGGCGACGTGTTAGAAGGAAGCTTGAGCTGGGTGTCAGGGGAGCAAGTCGTGCGAAGCCCGATCGTTGCCGCCGCGGGGCTTCGTCCGGAACGGTGA
- the LOC101765756 gene encoding LOW QUALITY PROTEIN: nuclear poly(A) polymerase 3 (The sequence of the model RefSeq protein was modified relative to this genomic sequence to represent the inferred CDS: inserted 1 base in 1 codon), which translates to MAAVAPVPWWPSPALPPAGLLAVTAPPGNPEPQTLPFLLPPPPPPPAGYPLLPPRGPIVLQLHPHPIFLAEVDRRRSCSLVQLLKDEGAVPSPEDEKRREKVIRELKKIVMHWAKAVAREQSVPQRLATATVLTYGSYTLGAHGPESDIDALCVGPCIATLQYHFFVVLRQILEGRPEVSGVQTVESAKVPLMRFRFTGIAVDLTYAQLPVIDASKAINTFSPLLLQKIDERSWRSLSGVRVNEQIVQLVPNAEKFQALLRCLKLWARKRGLHCHHLGFFAGIHLAILGAYICRRYPNASVNGLFIVFFQTFAHWPWQVPVSLHDEETNCLHSEGRLMPIVMPCTPPEFCVSNVTRSTFKKIREELTRGYALTKDPLRHGFEWTWLFESFPYAEKHHQFLRIALCAPTFAELRDWAGWVKSRFRFLILKLERVGIECDPCPSEEIDHTVKEPNMVFYWGLIPEKIIHVDTSSLKDDFMKDITNDVYGKVKCTRSDVTISVVGLSQLPKSMCSHSVHXAIHAALHAGLPGHK; encoded by the exons ATGGCAGCCGTCGCGCCCGTCCCCTGGTGGCCTTCCCCGGCACTGCCGCCTGCGGGCCTCCTCGCCGTGACCGCACCCCCCGGCAACCCGGAGCCCCAAACCCTACCGTTCTTGCTcccaccgcccccgccgccgcctgcgggctaccctctccttcctccgcgGGGCCCGATCGTCCTCCAGCTCCACCCCCACCCCATCTTCCTCGCCGAGGTGGATCGCCGCCGCAGCTGTTCCCTCGTGCAG CTCTTGAAGGATGAGGGGGCCGTCCCGTCGCCAGAGGATgagaagaggagggagaaggtgaTCCGAGAGCTCAAGAAG ATAGTGATGCATTGGGCCAAGGCGGTGGCGCGTGAGCAGAGTGTGCCCCAGAGGCTAGCTACGGCCACGGTCCTGACATACGGTTCCTACACATTAGGG GCTCATGGACCTGAATCTGACATTGACGCACTTTGTGTTGGGCCTTGTATTGCAACACTGCAG TACCATTTCTTTGTTGTTCTGAGACAAATTCTTGAGGGCAGACCAGAAGTATCGGGAGTGCAAACTGTTGAGAGTGCTAAGGTTCCGCTGATGCGATTTAGATTCACTGGGATTGCAGTTGATCTCACATATGCTCAGCTTCCTGTTATTGATGCATCAAAG GCTATAAATACATTTAGCCCTCTGTTACTACAGAAAATTGATGAACGAAGCTGGAGGAGTCTATCTGGAGTTCGTGTTAATGAACAAATTGTTCAGCTAGTACCAAATGCTGAG AAGTTTCAAGCTTTGTTGCGATGCCTCAAACTATGGGCTAGGAAGAGAGGACTTCATTGTCAT CATCTTGGCTTCTTTGCTGGGATTCATTTAGCGATCCTTGGAGCTTATATCTGTCGGAGATATCCAAATGCCAGTGTCAATGGTTTGTTCATAGTGTTCTTTCAGACTTTTGCTCACTGGCCCTGGCAAGTTCCAGTAAGTCTGCATGATGAGGAAACTAATTGCCTGCATTCAGAGGGGCGTCTCATGCCCATAGTGATGCCCTGTACCCCGCCAGAGTTTTGTGTGTCCAATGTGACAAGGAGCACCTTCAAGAAAATAAGAGAGGAACTTACACGTGGTTATGCTTTGACCAAG GATCCATTGAGGCATGGTTTTGAGTGGACTTGGCTTTTTGAATCCTTTCCCTATGCTGAGAAACATCATCAATTTCTTCGCATTGCTTTATGTGCGCCAACATTCGCAGAGCTGCGTGACTGGGCTGGATGGGTGAAATCTCGCTTCCGTTTCCTGATTCTGAAG TTGGAAAGGGTTGGCATTGAGTGTGACCCATGCCCCTCAGAGGAGATTGATCATACAGTCAAGGAGCCAAACATGGTCTTCTACTGGGGCCTCATCCCTGAAAAAATCATTCATGTGGACACTAGCTCTCTGAAAGATGATTTCATGAAAGATATCACCAATGATGTCTACGGCAAGGTGAAATGCACACGTTCAGATGTGACAATATCTGTGGTTGGTCTGTCACAGCTGCCAAAGAGTATGTGCAGCCATTCTGTTC TGGCAATACATGCAGCATTGCATGCTGGGCTACCAGGCCACAAGTGA
- the LOC101765095 gene encoding importin subunit alpha-1b, translating into MPRAPRRPSDEARRGAYKPRVDFSRSRRRREDGLLALRRLDRDAGLFKRRRDETSPAVHASDPAPAPAEADPPAASARPPPTISSPPDAAAPRNAAESELEGLSELVDKVCSDDSTSQLEATVQFRKLLSDGKNSTVIKIIRADVLPRFAEFLSRHGLPQLQLEAAWVLTNIAASDYTLLVAECGAVPRLVELLESPNANIRHQAIWCLGNIAADLPSCRDILFDHGVMTPLLSQFREDMKIPVLRTAMWALSNLCFGKFPAEVQVKPILEIVSQLIHSADEKILADACWTVYYICGGVDDAIQDILDVGVCPQLVNLLMHGSASVLLPVIMALARISAGDDAQVQVLIENGILDCLAQLLARSYPKNIKKQACLIVSNIATGSKDQIQAVIDASIISPLIVLLKTSEADIKKEAAWALSNAASGASSEQIQYLVSRGCLEPLCSVLTYQDPDLVHACLEGLENILQAGEAGKKGEESGTNPYAQFILECGWLDKLEDLQEVNNDRIYELVMKLLQSYWEEEVSESDDPIVPGSNDSADTVETTSEDAAQPPAPASGADEAE; encoded by the exons ATGCCGCGTGCCCCGCGGCGGCCGTCCGACGAGGCGCGCCGCGGCGCCTACAAGCCGCGCGTCGACTTCagccgctcgcgccgccgccgcgaggacggtctcctcgccctccgccgcctcgaccGCGACGCCGGCCTCTTCAAGCGCCGCCGCGACGAAACCTCTCCCGCCGTCCACGCCTCCGATCCCGCTCCTGCACCGGCCGAAGCAGACCCACCCGCAGCTAGTGCTCGTCCGCCACCCACTATCTCCTCGCCGCCCGACGCAGCGGCTCCCCGGAATGCCGCCGAGTCAGAG CTTGAAGGCCTGTCAGAATTGGTCGACAAAGTATGTTCAGATGATAGCACCAGTCAGCTTGAAGCCACAGTCCAGTTCAGGAAACTTCTTTCAGATG GGAAGAATTCAACTGTGATAAAAATCATTAGAGCGGATGTCCTGCCCAGATTTGCTGAGTTTCTTTCAAGACATGGGCTTCCTCAGCTCCAG CTGGAGGCGGCCTGGGTGCTTACCAACATAGCTGCATCTGATTATACACTGCTGGTTGCAGAATGTGGTGCTGTTCCAAGGTTGGTGGAACTCTTGGAGTCACCAAATGCGAACATCAGGCATCAG GCTATATGGTGTCTTGGAAATATAGCTGCGGACTTGCCTAGCTGCAGAGACATTCTTTTTGACCATGGTGTTATGACACCATTACTTTCTCAATTTAGAGAAGACATGAAAATTCCAGTTCTGAGAACTGCTATGTGGGCCCTGTCAAATCTTTGTTTTGGAAAATTTCCAGCCGAAGTGCAA GTGAAACCAATACTAGAAATTGTCAGCCAGCTTATTCATTCTGCTGATGAGAAGATACTGGCAGATGCATGCTGGACTGTATACTATATATGTGGTGGGGTAGATGATGCCATCCAAGACATACTAGATGTTGGGGTCTGCCCTCAACTTGTAAACCTATTGAT GCATGGATCAGCTAGTGTTCTTCTCCCTGTCATCATGGCACTCGCAAGAATTTCTGCCGGAGATGATGCTCAAGTTCAG GTCTTAATAGAAAATGGCATTCTGGATTGCTTAGCCCAGTTGCTAGCACGAAGCTACCCAAAGAACATCAAGAAACAAGCCTGTCTAATTGTTTCTAATATTGCCACTGGCAGCAAGGATCAGATTCAG GCAGTAATTGATGCAAGCATTATTAGTCCTCTCATTGTCCTCCTAAAGACATCAGAGGCGGATATAAAAAAGGAAGCTGCTTGGGCTTTATCGAATGCTGCGTCGGGTGCTTCAAGTGAACAAATTCA GTATTTGGTGAGCCGGGGATGTTTAGAGCCCCTGTGCAGCGTCCTCACCTACCAAGATCCTGACCTAGTACATGCTTGTCTGGAAGGTCTTGAGAATATACTCCAGGCAGGTGAGGCAGGGAAGAAGGGCGAGGAATCTGGGACGAACCCATACGCACAGTTCATCCTAGAGTGTGGGTGGTTGGATAAACTGGAGGATCTGCAGGAAGTCAACAACGACAGGATCTACGAGTTGGTCATGAAGCTGCTACAGAGTTACTGGGAGGAAGAAGTAAGCGAGAGCGATGATCCGATTGTCCCAGGTTCAAATGACTCGGCAGACACCGTGGAAACCACATCTGAAGACGCAGCACAGCCACCAGCACCAGCTTCTGGTGCAGATGAAGCTGAATGA
- the LOC101766176 gene encoding transcription factor MYB2, whose amino-acid sequence MAPRDQREMSSDEESAASGDLRRGPWTVEEDLLLVNYIAVHGEGRWNALARCAGLRRTGKSCRLRWLNYLRPDLRRGNITAQEQLLILELHSRWGNRWSKIAQHLPGRTDNEIKNYWRTRVQKHARQLNCDVNSQQFKDLMRYLWMPRLLERIGSGDGADVATTAYDAPLPQLPASWPVDDVELSCTTDASSSSVSTDGTYQQQLLQHQLVSPPPPPAPSAAFGESAPSGNNEGSYSYSNSSSNAAAMWDTLCQPPPQTDCHPTTVAETACSWSDESLLLPGLSGDMGMGLSELGDTMWGAGADDLWYTQIMGL is encoded by the exons ATGGCGCCGCGTGATCAGCGAGAGATGAGCAGCGACGAGGagtcggcggcgtcgggggaCCTCCGCCGCGGGCCGTGGACGGTGGAGGAGGACCTGCTGCTCGTCAACTACATCGCCGTGCACGGCGAGGGGCGCTGGAACGCGCTGGCGCGATGCGCAG GTCTCCGGCGGACTGGCAAGAGCTGCCGGCTCCGGTGGCTCAACTACCTCCGGCCGGACCTCCGGCGCGGCAACATCACGGCGCAGGAGCAGCTGCTCATCCTGGAGCTGCACTCGCGCTGGGGCAACCGCTGGTCCAAGATCGCGCAGCACCTCCCCGGCCGCACcgacaacgagatcaagaactactgGCGCACGCGCGTGCAGAAGCACGCCAGGCAGCTCAACTGCGACGTCAACAGCCAGCAGTTCAAGGACCTCATGAGGTACCTCTGGATGCCGCGCCTCCTCGAGCGCATCGGCTCCGGAGACGGCGCCGACGTCGCCACGACGGCGTACGACGCGCCGCTGCCCCAGCTCCCGGCGTCGTGGCCCGTCGACGATGTCGAGCTGTCCTGCACCACcgacgcgtcgtcgtcgtccgtcTCGACCGACGGCACGtaccagcagcagctgctgcagcaccaACTCgtgtcgccgccaccaccaccggcgccctccgccgcctTTGGCGAGAGCGCGCCCAGCGGCAACAACGAAGGATCCTACTCCTACagtaacagcagcagcaacgctGCTGCCATGTGGGACACGTTGTGCCAACCACCACCACAAACAGACTGCCACCCGACGACGGTCGCCGAGACTGCTTGCAGCTGGTCCGACGAGTCGCTGCTGCTCCCGGGTCTCTCCGGCGACATGGGGATGGGGTTGTCGGAGCTCGGCGACACCATgtggggcgccggcgccgacgacctGTGGTACACGCAGATAATGGGGTTGTGA